The nucleotide sequence tcaaaattttgtttaaatcaaCAAAGCTGATTTAATATAACCTTATTGTAAACATATAGTTTACAAACTTTAGAATGTAATGATTCTGCCATTAAAAGTGGCATCTGTGCTATGCGATGACTGATTTTTGACATTCAGTGTATGTCATCAGTCTTTGCTATCCTTCAggtaaaaatatatgtgtaaattaTGTACAACCACAAATTTTATTGTTCCATGTTAAAATGCTTTGATATTTGATAAATCTAGATAATCCAGAATCTGGTCTTGTGGGACTCCATAGAAATTCTTAGTATTTTGAAGAACAAAACTGGTAGAGAGCTGATTGagtgaataatgaataatatacgAAGAAAGTCGTAAGTTTTGATCCTGTGATCTAGTTTTTGACTGAATTAAGATTATTTCTCTTAAGTAAATTGATAACTGAAGTGCTAAGATGTATGGATTTATGAAAGTAATGTGTAGGTAATTTATTTCTCATTCAGATAgtgtatttactttaaaactttttagtGTGCCCATCTTGTACAGAAATTGTCCATGTTGCACTGATCTGTTTAGTTATTATGTATGTATTAAAAATCACATATAATttctgaatgaataaaaatatttcctgtGCTAGTTACAGTATTTTTCTGATGTGATTTTCATAAAATGACTATTTTTTAAAAGTGGTTTAAGTCAGTTTCTTTTGTCCAATACAAGGTGTCCAGTTGAAGTTAACTAGCATGTTTACACGATCATATTGTAATCATTACAATATTGCTTAAAAATCAGAAATGTTATTTCATTCTGAAAAAAACTGTGTGTTAGGATATTTAAGATTAATAATTATTGTGTTAATCAGTTGACTGAAGTGATATACTAGAATTGAATGTCTATTGGTACATAAAAAGTGAAGATTCTGATTAACTTTTGAGAAGCTTTATGACTCTAAATGTAAGATTAGGATTATCAGAAACATTTCTTACTTTCCTCCAATAATTAAAAGGTATGATTTCTTACTATTATTCAGAAATGTTACTCTAACCTTCACAAAACATATAGCTAATACCTTGCACCAGTGTCAAAAAGTTTTTGCATGAGAACCATATGGAAAACTTTTTGGCAGTGGTATGAAGTATtaactgtctgtgctctgcagATGTGGGTATCTATTGTAAACGTATTTTCAGGTAAGAGAAATGTAAACTTTACTGTTTGTCTTACTTGTGTAATTTTATCTATTGAAGCTATTTTAAtggtattgtttaatatttcattatatagggTGTGGATTGTTAGGTAGTTGTGTGCAACATTATGTGATACATGACATCTGTGGTGTTGCGAATGTATCGTAGAAATGGGGGTACATATAACTCAAATAGTAGCCTAATATGAAAATGGTTGTCAGTGGCATGGATGGAGCAAATATTGGAGAATAAGTAATTGATTACAAGTATGAAtacttcatatttttatgaaaatgaatacagaaaaaatgttcattattcaaATGTGAATACATTGGAATGTATTCATGAATACTTTCTCAGATGATATGTAATCATAATAGAACACCAGACAATAAAATTTCAgtacttttattttctgaaacaaacattttaggaACTGAAACAAAATTGGgacaaataataacatttcaatattttaaagttcaataacaaagttttacaataaaaatattttaaacagagatGTATAGATATTATAATTGTTCTTTGTGAACCTCAGTCTCTCAAGTGTCTTGACAGTGAGGTAGAAGTGATCAAGTCTGGGGGTTTTGCCTTTTGCATTCAGTTCTAAACATATGTTCAACAATAGGCAGAGGATGCTGGAACACTCAGGTATCATTTGGCTAGTTGAGGATGATATGGCTGGTTTCTTGGAGGTAGCAAAGAAACTAAAGAGTTGACTGCTTTTGTGAGGGGGGGTTTACAGTCCTGTTTTGGTTCCATGATTGTGAGATTATTTGTTGAAGAAACTTCTTGCTGCAGGAGTATTGACTTGAATTCATAGACAGTTGGGTTAGTGAAATACAACTCATGTTTAAATCTGGGATCCAATGCTGCAGATAAACAAAAGACACTTCCTCTCACATGAGTCAGCCAGGCATGAATAGATTTTTTCAGTGCAGAGATAAGAGTAAAATTATATCTAAACTGCACACTGACAGTCTCAGTCATCAGCCCATAAACATAAGGCACTACATAGGTGAAAGTAACAATGTTCTGACTCTGGGTGAAACTTGATGTCTCTTAAGAAAGTGTTAGTATTGTCACTGAATCTGCAAGCACAGTTTGATCAGGAAAAGTGAGTTTCAATGTACAATTATATAGATTATTCAACTTCTGGGGAATCTTCAATAAAGACTTAATCGTATTAATTTCTGAGAtccatttgtttatgtttttgacTATATTCTAGCCTCTTTCTGAAGTAGATCAATTGCTTGCATAGATTTTCAAATGTAGGATACGATGACTGATACTTTGGAAACTACTTTCAGCAGTGGTGCAGCTTTTTCCATTCTGACCGTGACCATAAGTTGTAGTATGTGGAAAAAGCAGAGTCATATTCAGGaagaattaaatataatttatttgctgATGTAGATTTATACAAAACTTCATCTTCTGAGTCACTATCTGTAGATAAGCTGCCATCATCTCTTGCAGTAGGTTGTGTTTGTGGTTCAAACCCAGGCAAGCAGAAAGATTTGATCATGTTGGATGTATTATCGGATATCACATATGacattttgttgtttatgttaaaaGAGGTTTTATTCATCATATTGAGCTGCAATGTTATCATATGCATGATGCCACTTGAAATTCCATAATGAAAGTTTGCATTttcaggtaaattttaaaatgtccaGTTACTACAAGAAATATTACCACTAAAGGCAGTTTAGTAACCATCTCAAATTCTTTCAAGTGACTTACAAGTGTAATATAATAACCAATAATGTAGTTGCAGAATACTGACCTGATTTAATCCTCTTGCTATGGGTATCTTTTACTGtttgtcaaaatgtttttatcaagttatttcaaaatttaattaaactactttttacttgttacaccaattaatatagcataaaatcttagcttatATTAATTGgtgtaacaaataaaaagtatattttaatagtatataaattttaagttattaattttataaggcaatattaaaagaaaatcataaatttTCCCTATTGTGAAAATGTGACTTTTTCTCTAGGCATAACCTCTTCTCCAATTTATTTACCATTCTTCCAAGAAGTACAATAGTTAATGTAATTACACGTTATAATATTGCCATAACTCATGTAAAGCATAATTTTCTTATCCTTCAGTGTTGTTTGGTTAGGAATGATCAAATAGAAAAACAGACTCCTCCTGCTACATCCACCAATCACATCCTTTCTTTCAGTATTTGATAGTAGTTCTTTCTGACATTCAGTACTACATTATTTGTAACCAATCAAACACCAAGGTCTTCATTACCAAATagcatattattttctttttttgtacatgaaagttttaatttctctttcagtaCAGTCTTCTAGAAGCATAGTAGTATATCTGTGGATTCACactgctaaaatctgggtttcgatacccatggtggcaGAGaaaagataacccattgtgcagctttgtgcttaattccaaacaaacaaacaaatctttcagtTCAAACTTTGTTTCCATgggaaaatttctagtgagaacAAAGCTTGTTCTGAAAGAGAACTTACCAAGTTGCAGATGTGATAATGGCAGTCTAGAcatgtaatgtatataaaatttgaCACTTACAGTATTAAGTATTCGTGAAATAATTCAGTGAATACAAATACTATGCCATTGAATTTCCATTccaaattatttgaatataagtGTGAATAATTCCAAAACTTAACCCCTTCTTTTCCCACATGCTACAAACATCATGTTCTGCAAAGGAAATTAATTTCATATCAACATGATGGGATGTGGATATTAAGATGGTTAAGTAATTATTGAAGATTCTCCATAAGAAATTGAATAATCTAGGTTTGGGTACtttaaaacttacttttcatGATAGAACTATGCTTGCATATTTGGTGACAATACAATCTTTTGTCTAGGGCAAGAAAATTGTTACCTTCAGTTATGTGGTGCCATGTGTATATGGGTTGATGAACAAGATTGACAGTGTGCAATCTAGATATAATTTAATCTTGTCTCTGCACTAAAGAAATTTGTTCATACCTTGCTGATTCAGTATGTGCTGCTTGTCTGCAGCATTGGATCCCAGATTTAAACTTGACAGATGTTTCACTTGACAAACTATAACCCCCccccacacacatacacacacaaaagaagTAATCTTTATTTGCTGTCTCTAAgaagtccctcgctggtacagcagcaagtctacagatttacaatgctaaaatcagggtttgattcccctcgatggactcagcagatagcctgatatggctttgctatgagcaaaacacacacacatgcctCTGAGAAATCAGTCACATCATCTTTAGAGGATGAAAATACCTTGTTGGTCCTTATTTTCCAGAAGCTCCAGATTATTGAAAGATCCATAAAAAAACGTTTCTATCCCACCTATTTGCCAAATGCTACTCGAGCATTCCAGCATTCTGTCCCCCTGTTGAGCATATGTTTAGCACTAGAGGCAAATATTCTTTGTGAATAACAATCTCTCAAATGTCTTGTTAATGAGGCAGAAGCAATGGACAGTTGTAATATCTATaagtttcctttaaaaatatatttttggacgtaaaattttattgttgcattttaaaaaataaaagcattgaaatgttatttttttttatattttgtttctgtttctagaaagtttgtttcatataataaaagtattgagatcttattttcttctgttttatcattattgcaTTTTACCTGAAAACATATTCTTGTATGTATTCATGAATAAATTCTTGTGTATTCATATTGAAATACATAgcatttttcctttattttgttttcgtaTACACatccataaaaatattaagtgttcATGTTTGTAGTCAATCATGGATCACCAGTATTCACTTCATCTTTACCTATGCATGATTATCTAGTATTTTCCTCTATTAATACTGGCTTTTAATTTCTTCTCACTCAGTGTTTtccctatttatttatttattgacctTATGGGATAATAGTGAGGCTCATATCTAAATGTTCAAGCTGATGTAGAACagacatattttagttttaccatTATTCTTAATTTCATGGATCAGAGGTCGCTGAAATTCTACTGTTCAATAAATTTCATATAATGTAGTTTGAGAATTTTCTGAACACAAAGAAAAGAGGACATATCATTTGTTTCAAATTATGCCTAACTTTTGCACTTTCTGAATTTGatcttttccttttattaatcTTTCTCTAGTTTAGCCATTAGTTTTCCTTCTTGCAAACTTAATTCAGATTAGATAGACTCACCTATGAAATGGTAAAGGTCCTTCCTTGATAAGTTTCAACTTGTGCTACCAAGATAAAGTGACTCAAAATTTACAAATGTCCTTTTTGCATTGCAGAGCATACATCACCAATAATTTGTCAGTCTGCCACCTTGCACATGACGTATTGTGTAAATATCAGGAGATTTCACATAATCTCTGCTTTATTGCCATAATTCCAATATAGTACTTTATCTCTTCTCACTTAAATAGCTATTTTAATTCAGTACTGTCCTCTGTATGCAAAATATGTTATGTATACCACAAGCCTTTATCCCCCCTCAATTAGAATTGGTTGATTTTGATGCATGTGTCATGTAAATCATTatgtgacaaccctccaccaataagagtgcaaCATGCATTCATGAAGCTGTATGACTCCCTCTATTCAGTTCTACCAGACTGTCACTTATTGGTTGGCAGTACTtctattctaacattttgtttttattttggtgcTCTTCCTACAGTTCACATCCTCCTAAGTTTATTAGGGGTGATCTTTTTGTTTCAAAGTGTCAGTGGTTTCATATCTCTCCTACATCATCACTTAAAAGTGAAAAAACTAAATTGTTAACATGACCTTTAAATAAAGTGGTTGCCAAGTGTTTTGCTCACATTGTACATTAAGTTTTTATACTATTACCTGTATGAAGTTTGAGGGGTTTTCTCtatgttgaaaaacattttatgaagtgttgttttacCTATTGTTTTGAATGTTTCAGTATTAAGGGAGAGTCCCTATATCAAGTTCTTGAGATTTCCAAAAATGCTACATCTGAAGACATCAAGAAGGCATACAGAAGGGTTTGTAATAATCTTATACtttcatacatatgtatatatgcaaacatacatatatatgtatatgtgttcttgatatatgatttgttttttttaatgaattagaAAATGCTGTATCtccaataagaaatattttagtcAGGTTTGCTCCtggtaacaaaatgtttagatAACTTATGTCTCCTTATGTTTTGTCTTCATAtcctgtttatatttattatttgttctatttttcttttatctaactccaaattattacataaagaggtttcaaagatattttaatattttccatgcCAGATTTTGTTTGAGAACCATCTTTTGGCTGTTATCCAAATTAAATCCAGTAACATAGATGAATTGTTTCTTCACTGATAAatcaagttattaaaaatataaatgcttTCTATTAAATGGTATTAATAAGGTAAAAACTGTAATATACACATTAGATTAAAATTGCAATTAAAGACTtgtgaactaaatataatttaaatttatttatgttacttaaatagtttatttatttgctaaaattattgatatatttgtgtTTGCAGTTAGCTCTTAGGTATCATCCAGATAAAAATCCTAATAATCCTGAAACAGCTGAAaaggtatgttttattttactctaaTTATTCAGAATATGTTAGGAAATTTTGGTGGTGTATTGtgtctgatgaaaaaaaaaacaattattgtaatatatcatgattttaaatgacttttttttagtaaactattttgtgtattttgcatttattattgtgttattgcttattttgtacattttttgtactttaaatgCATTTAAGTTGTAAATactcttttaattaattaataaatatacttgaatattactgtatttatactgctcttatataaaatatatatttaatcattgGGTCTAGATATATGTCTCCAATACATACCTATATGGACACTGACTAATATGTTCTGTGACTTGTATTCACAgggaatattaaaaattaaaataatacatgaaacttcttttatatatgcaaaaacggctcgtttgggttgagaaaatattttacatagaagagcgaacaacgtttcgaccttcttcagtcattgtcaggttcacaaagaaagaggtaactgaccggaagctgaccacatgtttgaaaggggttgtgcaactgagtgttggaatgtagagggcggtgttatataattttattatatattcaaacatctaacaccgccttctacattccgacactcagttgcacaacccctttcaaacacgtggtcagcttccggtcagttacctctttcttgtgaacctgacgatgactgaagaaggtcaaaacgttgttcgctcttctatgtaaaatattttctcaacccaaaccagccgtatttgcatatatatttctctacaagtgggttttctcgacatcactgaaacttcttttctttttacaaagtCACAAAACGTTTTGATGTTGGAAATTCAACACTATATTATGCTTGGCACTTAGTGTTGGGAgttgtggaaaaaaaacaaaggaGAAATATTGAATTTGACCTGAATgacattattagaaataaataaagtttaaaatcaatCCTAGTTAAAGTTATGTGTTTCAACATAGATGGAAAGTTGAATGGATGTGCCACTGCATTATCATTTATCAAGCTGAAGTGTGGGTTTACAGAACACTTTGaaaatttattagaaaataactatttttatatactcacacctatatttttgttttttatttttagtttaaagaaaTCAACTTTGCTAATACAGTCTTGTCTGATCCAGAGAAAAGGGAAATATATGACTTGTATGGATCTTTAGGCCTTTACATAGCTGATAATATTGGAAAAgagaatgtaaaatattatttcttgctAACCAGCTGTTGGTTCAAGGTaagaaatcatgtaacttataatTAGTATGAATAAATCTAAGgtcattttatatgaaatatatttattgtatttaagtcTGATTTTCGtagaataatttgaaaacattattacagtATGTAGTTGTCAATATGGTAAagctatttaaattattttgtttctatgtaTTACTGTTTAGAACATTATATAACTGGATATTCCATTTCAACCTGTGACATATTGTTAGTTTAACATGTTATGAAGACTGTGTTGATGAAGTTGGAGAAATACAAAACTGCAATAACAAACAGTGTTTCACTAGTGTGTGTCAgtaatatatatttcagaaagttgatgttattatttcgttttttttaagGCTTCCatagcctggtatggccaggtgattagggcactgtGAGTTCACAGTTCTCAAATTGAGAGTTCAGATTCCCATctcaccaaaaatgctcaccctttccactgtgagggcattataatatgatagtcagccccactattcattggtaaaagagtagcccaagagctgatggAGGATAGTGATGATGGGTCTTTCACTTCTAACCtggggatggctagcacagatagcccttatgtaactTCACACAAAATTCAAGACCAACAAAGTAAAGATTTCCAACTTCTGgaagtttatgcataaataaattgaaaactatCTTGATATAGTAAAGGGgtgaataaaattttatttcatataaactgATCTGTGTGATTGGACTTGTACATTGTGTTGAAGCATATACAGACTTCAACAAAATTTCTGTGTATGGGGTAATGCAGTGTTATCTGGTGGTACATTTCCTGTCTTAATGTGTTAAAGATTTAAGTagttatatattgtaatgtttgtttgaatgcttaaaatgaaactgataaaatatttttagatgttgTGGAGAAGAATTAAACTctaattgtttataataaatattgattttgtaaaCAGGTTTTACTGGCATGTTGCACAATTTTTACTTGCTGCTGCTGCTGTTGCTGCTGTTGTAACTGTTTCTGTGGAAAGTGCAAAGCAAATGTTCCAGAAGAACCTGATAATACAAATGACTTAGAGgtaaaagtttcaaattaaaatatagaacacaaGATGCAGATTGTGTcttaaatgtttgaaacaaataaaaactaaaatattcttattagtgaacctaagaaattaaaactacttCGATTGTTCTTATGATTTCATTGTAAACAGTTGTTTTAAGGAATTTAATGTGTAATATCagtaatcaaaaaataaaaatttcacaacTGTCTAGTCCATAGTGATATTAGTACTTTATACtgtttagaaaataattcttagaTACTTAGGTACAATATTACTCAGTTTATAGCATTTTGcagtttttcatttatattttaattaaaattaagatattaattcTTTTGCTACTTGAGAACATTATCTGAATGTAAATTTGCCATGCATAAAAGACTGAATATTGAATTAATATGAAAAGatacatgaaagtaaaaataatgttcacaaaatatctttcaaatcattaaataacttctagctttataatttgtttcttgttttgcaGTGTTAACTAtaatcttgtttttcatgtttcattcatcctaaaactagtttattttttttactgtgatACCAAATGCtgtattttacattatatgtTTTGATTgcaacagtaataatatttttttacatttgatgCATGTTACATACCTAATATAAAGTTGGATACTAAACAATATTACTCCTtcttataactattttaattacaaaatacagaTACTGTAGCTTCCTTCTGTGAACTGATATATAGTCAAAAGCTTACAGATATGCCAGATAATTCTAAATTATCTGAAGTATATAAATAGGATTTTCAACTGTATTTGAGCTTGGAGggttataactttattataaataatttttatgataacTTCTTTGAATGGACTGAAGATTTTGAGAAAGTGGCAAagccattttatttattttgataagtcTTTCTGAAACTTGCATCACTCTTCACTACAAAAATGATAGAACagcttttattttactgttcattaatTCATGAGCAGTACTTTATCATTGAATTGCTTTAACATTTGTCTTCTTCAGGTGGAATCTGTAGATGATGATGCAGGTGATGAGAATGTTATTGCTTCAGCAAACAGAGAGGTGAGAAGCACAAATTCTTTTTGTTTTGAgtagtgtgtttttattttctgtatggtTTTTCTATTCCTAAGCTATATAATGTTTCTCATTGATATatgttgtggtttggtttgttttctttttgactGCTCTAAAAATTTAACCCTCGCATACTTGCTTAATCTTTATGTACAATTCAATTAATTTGTcacttattgttaatttttatatttcaaaagcaaatcagctgaaatattatttttcacacattacatttattgttaaagtATGCAGCAACTGCACTTAATAAAACCTTTATAAGTTATTATGCTACATTCTGCAAAGTGTCTTGGGATGCATAGAGCTGTTATGAACTATTTTACAACTTGTAGAGTTGGGGTATTTTGTTAAAGGTTTTCTGTCAACATTTAAatcatgttacttgttacaaagtgtCTTGAAACAAGTAGAGTTAGAACACTTCTTTGTATGCcatcccctcggtgtggattcctgtacgtggtgaggggacctcccagggaaggttctgttctatctggttaccttctctgggatctaaacatccacccatgtgtttgccatgcgtggcgacccgtgaaggggagaagaggatcctggtggttgaggggtccaaacctaacacaccactttggcctcgaattcctgtagacgggcggcctttgggtggcccaccttgggtcaatcggctggtccatttgggctagagtcaaccaagtaccagtgttggaagttctcaatgggtgttgtggacattgtgcctgatgctggtgtttgggtatagtgctcatgaaaccctggcgttgctgcattgcccttgcatgacattgtagtgcgtcccctcgtagggctccatggttggtggggtcagtgggtaccaaaattttttctttttcctatggatcctccaaaaaatttaaataaaattgtaaaaaaacagtcagtgGGTaagtgaccacgtcttgaatactcagaacagcaatcttcaacatcagtaacacacgtacctcattttcttatattacattctctttcggaaaaacctttagggcaaatgtcccctttttttattcaaaagggtctagagggacttgctggctctccaaagtcagaaaagaaacttcaatctggtgacatattggttgaaacatccacatcccaacacagtgaactcctcttgaattcaaaggcaattggggatgtacctattgaggttacaccccatgctaccttgaattcatcacaaggagttattgttgaaagggatttgaagaacgttccctagtcagagattctcgctggtctctccactccaggaatttctgcagtgaggcgcatctccactcgcaaagatggagttacactgccaacaaataccctcgttttaacatttacttcaccacgtgcacctgccaccatcaaggcaggttatctcatttgcagggtttggccatacataccaaaccctcttcgatgtttccaatgtcagagattcggccactcaaagacatcttgtcatggttccctgacatgtgctcgttgtggaggcaaggaccacgatgcctatgactgtgacatgaacccacattgtgtaaactgcaatggttctcacccctcttactttcattcttgcccaaaatggttggagggaaaagaggtgcagcgtttgaaaacaacacataacattagttatcctgaggcttggaaattgctgtccacaactccatctcggacatatgctgctgcacttcattccacaactacagtgggagtgcaaacagatctctctgtgcctccaagagaatcgttttcaaaacaaatgaaaagccttttgacctccatggttaaaaaggttgatgaatcatcTTCCACACCCATCtatgttcctcccataccttccaacaaacctcaagatccatgtccttcagtttcaaatacaggcatttcttctgatacatctttctctcccaccacaagagacaaaacaattattcgttcgcgtcctcagtcactggattccccttccaataacaaaaacctgcccacccgacccagagcagaatccatggaggttgatagacctcctccgactaaagaccgtaaagaaaaaagacgtggtcgcaaaccgaagggttctccggccacttcacctacccattcttaaaaatggccaccttgatacaatggaactgtcgaggtttacgttctaatctggatgatatcaaaacgctgattgcttcctaccatcctgtttctctttctttacaagaaacatttctcaaaactgctgatactgtctccattcggcagttttctctgtacagaaatgacaggttgtgtgatggtcgagtacatggagggatggcactgttggttgatcaacatgtgcccaccctgtctttgtcactcaacacacccttggaggctgtagccatcagtgtttccttgggtcataccatcactgtttgt is from Tachypleus tridentatus isolate NWPU-2018 chromosome 2, ASM421037v1, whole genome shotgun sequence and encodes:
- the LOC143245067 gene encoding uncharacterized protein LOC143245067, which codes for MNNIRRKSIKGESLYQVLEISKNATSEDIKKAYRRLALRYHPDKNPNNPETAEKFKEINFANTVLSDPEKREIYDLYGSLGLYIADNIGKENVKYYFLLTSCWFKVLLACCTIFTCCCCCCCCCNCFCGKCKANVPEEPDNTNDLEVESVDDDAGDENVIASANREKKDLHDTEVEQTPILEQPTRNHHAPIPIQAVSSADETNILSSSDHSTEELKILISFENQNEHLKDENISINVGNNPP